A single window of Nicotiana sylvestris chromosome 3, ASM39365v2, whole genome shotgun sequence DNA harbors:
- the LOC104226779 gene encoding dehydration-responsive element-binding protein 1A-like, with protein sequence MDIFRSYYSDPLADSSSLSDSSSSCDRANLSDEEVMLASNNPKKRAGRKKLRETRHPVYRGVRKRNSGKWVCEVREPNKQSRIWLGTFPSAEMAARAHDVAAIALRGRSACLNFADSAWKLHIPASTDAKDIQKAAAEAAEAFRTSEAENMPEYSGEDSKEVNSTPENMFYMDEEALFCMPGLLANMAEGLMLPPPQCSQIGDHMEDDFDMPLWGYSI encoded by the coding sequence ATGGATATTTTTCGAAGCTATTATTCGGACCCACTTGCTGATTCTTCATCTCTGTCTGATAGTAGCAGCTCCTGTGACAGAGCTAACCTTTCTGATGAAGAAGTTATGTTAGCTTCGAATAATCCTAAGAAGCGCGCCGGGAGGAAGAAGTTACGCGAAACTCGACATCCAGTTTACAGGGGAGTGCGGAAGAGGAATTCCGGCAAATGGGTTTGTGAAGTGAGAGAACCCAATAAGCAATCAAGAATATGGCTGGGCACTTTCCCTTCTGCAGAAATGGCGGCTAGAGCTCATGACGTGGCGGCTATTGCATTAAGGGGCCGTTCTGCTTGCTTGAACTTCGCTGACTCTGCTTGGAAGTTGCATATTCCTGCTTCAACCGACGCCAAGGATATTCAGAAAGCGGCGGCTGAGGCCGCGGAGGCTTTCCGGACATCGGAGGCCGAAAACATGCCGGAATACTCTGGAGAAGATTCGAAGGAGGTGAACAGTACTCCTGAAAATATGTTTTATATGGATGAGGAAGCGCTATTTTGCATGCCGGGATTACTAGCGAATATGGCAGAAGGACTAATGTTACCTCCACCTCAGTGTTCACAAATTGGAGATCATATGGAGGATGATTTTGATATGCCTTTGTGGGGTTATTCTATTTAA